CCTGCGCGAGGGCCTGCCGCAGCTGCTCCGGCGCCACCACCGAACGGACGGCGAGCAGCCGTACCGGCCCGCTGTAGGCGATCGTCGCCCCGATCACCACGGCGACCAGCAGCGCGTGCACCACGCTGAAGGCGTCCAGTGCCATCGCGAGGGGCACACTCAGGGCGGCCAGCAGCCGTACGGAGTCCGCCGCGATCAGCACCCGGCGGCGGTCGTACCGGTCGGCGACCGACCCGCCGTGCACCCCGCACAGCACCGACGCGGCGATCTGGAGCGCCCCGAACGCACCGGCCAGCGTGGACGATCCGGTCATCGCGAGCAGCAGCAGCGGGTAGGCGGTGTCGGAGACGTGGAGTCCGAGCGTGGAGGCGGCCGAGCCGCCCCAGAGCAGCTGGAAGCGGAGGTTACGGCGCAGCGGCACCGGCTGCGCCGACTTTCGCGTGGCCGCCTGTGCCGTCCTCGGCTGTCCGGTGCCCTCCTGTGCCGTCTCCCTCCGCTCCGCCTCCCGCCGGGTTGCCCCCTGCCCCGCCGCGTCCTGAACCGCCGACGGCGCGTCCTCGGTCATGGTCATTCCCCACCCCTTTGCGCTTGCGAAAGCATTCACGCTTAGGTGAATGATTACTGTTAGGTGATTGATTGCGCAAGGGTGGACGGGCTGCGACAGTGGGCCCGTGGTCGACAAAGCCAAAGAACGCCAGGTGAACGACGTCGCGACGCTGAAAGCGCTCGCCGACCCCGTCCGGCTGGCCATCATCAGTGCCCTGATGCGGACCGAGGGCGAACCGCAGACCGTCAAGGAGCTCGCCGCCGCCCTGGGCGAGCCGCAGACCAAGCTGTACCGGCACGTCAAGCAGCTGGAGGCGGTCGGACTGATCGCCGTCGCCGGCACCCGGCTGGTCTCCGGCATCGTCGAGAGCCGGTACGTGGCCGCCCAGGGGTCGCTGCGGCTGTCCCGGGAGATGTTCTCCGTCGGGTCCGGCGTCCGGACCGAGGCGGTGGACGCCGTCCTCGCCGCGATCGACCTGGTCCGCGACGGGTTCCGGATCCAAGTCCGGGACGGCCGAATCGACTTCAGCGCGCCGGAGGACGGCTCGGCCGGCCCGCCCGCGTTCGTCGCGCACTTCTCCGTGCGCCTCGACCCGGAGCGAATGGTGCGCCTGCGCAGGGAGTTGGGTGCCATCTTCGAAGAACTCTCCGCCGAGGGCAGGAGCACCGCCCCCGACGCCGTCGACGTCACCGCCTTCGCCCTGCTGTACGGCGTGCCGGTCGCCGACGCCGGCCCAGGCCGGACGGCCGGCACCGACTCCGACTCCGACTCCGATGTCGGCCCGGCTGCCGGGGTGGGGGCCGGCTGACGCTGCCGCCCGGTCGACAACCAGGCGATGTATCAGGCGAGTTGGAGCATCAGGCGGGGGTGTGGCGCGGCACGGTGCCGGCGCGGCCGGCCGTTGCCCCCGCCGGTCCCGGTGTGCCCCCGGGGTCGTGAATCATTCGGCGTAGAAAGGCTGGCCGGGTCAACTCCGGTGGCTCAACGTGTGGAACAGGCACATCGCCTGAACCACACCGAGAGGATGCGTTTCCTATGCGTGCCATCTGGATGGCCGCCGCGCTGACCACAGCCATCGGGCTGACCACGGTCACCGCGGCGTCCGCCACCGCTTCCGGCCGGACCGACCTCGTCGGCCGAAGCGCCCCGGGGCCCTTCGCGGCCGCGGCGACCGCCCCCCGCATACCCGTCCGGCCCGCCCTCGTGGCGCCGGTCGACGACACCCCCGCCGCCGACGCACCCGTCGCAGCCCTGCCGGCGGTGGATCCGCCGGCCGCGGACCCACCGGCACTGCCGAGTACGCCCACCCTGCCCCAACTCCCGGACATCTCAGGCCTTCCGGCACTCCCCGCGCTGCCGGCGGTGCCCGAACTGCCCGACCTCACCTCCGCCCTCGGCGGTCTCGGTGACGTCCTCGGCCTGGTCACCGGCCTGATCGGCACCGCGCTCGGCCCGGTCGGCGCGCCGGACACGGGCGCCCTGCAGCAGCTGCTCGCCGACCTCCAGGCGACCGTGCAGTCCCTGCTCGGCCAGCTCCCGAACACGCCCGTCCCGGCACCGACCGTCCCGGCACCGACCAAGCAGCAGCCGAACAGCTCGGCGCCCGCCGCCGGCCCTCTGGCCACGACGGTCGCCAAGGCCCCGACCGGTACGGCGCCGAAGGCCCCGGCCGGCACCGCGGCCAGGACTCCGACCGGGACGACGGCGAACACGCCGGCCCGGAGCCCGTCGCTGGCCGCGCGGCCTGTCCTGCAGGACCAGCTCGATCAGCTGAAGGCCAGAGCCAAGGCCCTGACCGACGCCGCGACGGCGGCCAGGGCGGCGACCACGGCGGCACGGTAGCCGCTGCCCACCCGGTTCGGGGGGCAGCACCGCCCCGGGGTGACGAACGGTGGTCCGGCCCTTGTGGGTACGAGGGCCGGACCACCTGCGTCCACGTACTGCCCCCGGCCTGGCACGGAAACCGAACCGGGAGGGCGCATCGAGGGCAGCGTCCGAATCCTCGGGCGCTGCCCTCGATGCGCCCTCCCGGTCGGGAGAGCCCGCGTTCGCGCGGCTCGGGGTGTCGTGTCAGCGGTAGTTCACGAACTGGATCGCGAACTCCAGGTCCTTGCCCTTCAGCAGTGCCTGGATGGTCTGCAGGTCGTCCCGGCTCTTCGAGCTGACGCGCAGCTCGTCACCCTGGACCTGGGCCTTCACGCCCTTGGGGCCCTCGTCCCGGATGATCTTCGCGACCTTCTTGGCGTCGTCCTGCGTGATGCCTTCCTTGATGTCCGCGAAGATCTTGTACTCCTTGCCGGACAGCTGCGGTTCGGCCGCGTCCAGCACCTTGAGGGACAGGCCGCGCTTGATGAACTTGTCCTTCAGCACGTCCAGGATCGCCTTGACGCGCTCCTCGCCGTTGGCCTTCATCTCGATCTTCTCGCCCGACCGCTTGACCTCGCCGCCGACGTTCTTGAAGTCGAAGCGGGTGGCGATCTCGCGGGAGGTCTGGTTGATCGCGTTGTCGACCTCCTGCCAATCGACCTTCGAGACGATGTCGAAACTGGAGTCGGCCATGGTGTCTTGGTCTCCTTGATG
The sequence above is a segment of the Kitasatospora sp. NBC_00240 genome. Coding sequences within it:
- a CDS encoding YajQ family cyclic di-GMP-binding protein yields the protein MADSSFDIVSKVDWQEVDNAINQTSREIATRFDFKNVGGEVKRSGEKIEMKANGEERVKAILDVLKDKFIKRGLSLKVLDAAEPQLSGKEYKIFADIKEGITQDDAKKVAKIIRDEGPKGVKAQVQGDELRVSSKSRDDLQTIQALLKGKDLEFAIQFVNYR
- a CDS encoding helix-turn-helix domain-containing protein, producing the protein MVDKAKERQVNDVATLKALADPVRLAIISALMRTEGEPQTVKELAAALGEPQTKLYRHVKQLEAVGLIAVAGTRLVSGIVESRYVAAQGSLRLSREMFSVGSGVRTEAVDAVLAAIDLVRDGFRIQVRDGRIDFSAPEDGSAGPPAFVAHFSVRLDPERMVRLRRELGAIFEELSAEGRSTAPDAVDVTAFALLYGVPVADAGPGRTAGTDSDSDSDVGPAAGVGAG